One Picrophilus oshimae DSM 9789 genomic region harbors:
- a CDS encoding NAD(P)-dependent glycerol-1-phosphate dehydrogenase, translated as MNFNKIKSMHFPSDVYIGHDAILNIGSVVSKFLKSGDVLLITGENTYNIAGKKVLSNLNDFDVNVIIASRATRDSIKSIEESLKNRRSGIVLGVGGGSKIDIAKKIAYDLGIPFISVPTTPSHDGIASPRASIYDGKSVYSEEATMPSAIVADTSIMVLAPYRYVAAGAADVISNITAVLDWKLANRLKGEEFSSTAAVMSEYAGRELIERSSMIQPGLEESIWLVTKQILASGAAMAIAGSSRPASGSEHLFSHAIEILGPGSSIHGEQCAMGSLISMYLHGGDWELLKNTYRKIGLNTRAESYGIGREIAIKALSIAHRIRPSRYTILGESDLSYNVAERILSITGII; from the coding sequence ATGAATTTCAACAAGATAAAGAGCATGCACTTCCCAAGCGATGTTTACATAGGTCACGATGCAATTTTAAATATAGGCAGTGTTGTTTCAAAGTTCTTAAAGTCAGGCGATGTTCTTTTAATAACCGGTGAAAACACATATAATATAGCTGGCAAAAAGGTTCTATCAAACTTAAATGATTTTGATGTTAATGTAATAATAGCATCCAGGGCAACAAGGGATTCAATAAAAAGCATAGAGGAATCTTTGAAAAACAGGAGATCAGGTATAGTGCTTGGCGTTGGCGGTGGCTCCAAAATAGATATAGCAAAGAAGATAGCATATGATTTGGGCATACCTTTTATAAGTGTGCCAACGACGCCAAGCCATGATGGCATAGCATCTCCAAGGGCATCAATATATGATGGCAAATCTGTTTACTCCGAGGAGGCAACGATGCCTTCGGCAATAGTTGCGGACACATCAATAATGGTTCTTGCACCTTACAGATACGTTGCCGCAGGCGCGGCAGATGTAATATCAAATATAACAGCGGTTCTTGACTGGAAGCTTGCAAACCGTTTAAAGGGGGAGGAATTCAGCAGCACAGCTGCCGTTATGTCTGAATACGCCGGAAGGGAGCTCATTGAAAGATCATCGATGATCCAGCCCGGGCTTGAGGAAAGCATATGGCTTGTAACAAAGCAGATACTGGCCTCTGGCGCAGCCATGGCCATAGCAGGCAGTTCCAGGCCTGCAAGTGGCAGCGAGCACCTGTTCTCGCATGCAATAGAAATACTTGGTCCTGGCAGCTCAATACATGGTGAGCAGTGTGCCATGGGGTCCTTAATATCAATGTACCTTCACGGCGGGGACTGGGAGCTTTTAAAAAATACATACAGAAAAATAGGTTTAAACACAAGGGCAGAATCCTATGGAATAGGCAGGGAGATAGCAATAAAGGCATTAAGCATAGCACACAGGATAAGGCCATCAAGGTACACCATACTTGGTGAAAGCGATTTATCATACAATGTTGCAGAAAGAATATTATCAATAACAGGAATTATATAA
- the xerA gene encoding site-specific tyrosine recombinase/integron integrase — protein sequence MDYIKNFENYMIGERKSLNTIKEYKSLVRDFINYINKKPEDINDFDIEDYKRHLAVDKRYSKSSQYLSMKAIKLFLQSRDIKIPRTLNAPRRNKKIPVYLNTNEAKNLIKASSNNRKHLAIVSLLLYSGIRVSELCNLKIEDIDLNENIIYVRSGKGGKDRIAIIPDECSEILRSYYNDRLKYPGDTFFISNKKSRYDTSTIERLIKKLAVKAGIEKHVTPHVLRHTFATSVLRNGGDIRFIQQILGHASVATTQIYTHIDDGTLKDMYKKHRPDY from the coding sequence ATGGATTACATTAAAAACTTTGAGAACTACATGATAGGCGAGAGAAAGAGCCTTAACACGATAAAGGAATATAAATCACTTGTCCGTGATTTTATAAATTATATAAACAAAAAACCCGAGGATATAAATGATTTTGATATAGAGGATTACAAGAGGCATCTTGCCGTTGATAAAAGATACTCAAAGTCCTCACAGTACCTGAGCATGAAGGCAATAAAGCTCTTTTTGCAGTCACGTGACATAAAGATACCAAGAACACTAAATGCACCAAGAAGAAATAAAAAGATACCTGTTTATTTAAACACAAATGAGGCAAAAAACCTTATAAAGGCCTCATCAAATAACAGGAAACACCTTGCCATAGTATCACTGCTGCTTTACTCTGGAATAAGGGTAAGCGAGCTTTGCAATTTAAAAATAGAGGATATAGACCTGAATGAAAACATAATATATGTAAGATCCGGAAAGGGAGGCAAGGATAGAATAGCCATAATACCAGATGAATGCTCTGAGATATTAAGATCATATTACAATGATAGATTAAAGTATCCTGGTGATACGTTTTTTATCAGTAATAAAAAATCAAGATACGATACAAGCACTATTGAAAGATTAATAAAAAAGCTTGCAGTAAAGGCGGGTATAGAAAAGCATGTCACCCCGCATGTGCTAAGACATACCTTTGCAACATCTGTTCTCAGAAACGGCGGTGATATAAGGTTTATACAGCAAATACTTGGACATGCAAGCGTGGCAACAACACAGATATATACACATATAGATGACGGAACACTAAAGGACATGTATAAAAAGCACAGACCAGATTATTAA
- the dnaK gene encoding molecular chaperone DnaK produces MSKIIGIDLGTSNSAAAVVISGKPTVIPAAEGVSLGGKAFPSYVAFTKDGQLLVGEPARRQALLNPEGTVYAAKRKMGTDYKYKIFGKEYTPQQISAFILQKIKRDAEAFLGEPVTDAVITVPAYFNDNQRQATKDAGAIAGLNVRRIINEPTAACLAYGIDKLNQSLKIVIYDLGGGTLDVTIMDFGQGVFQVLSTSGDTHLGGTDMDEAIVNFLADNFQRENGIDLRKDHSAYIRLRDAAEKAKIELSTVLETEINLPYITATQDGPKHLQYTLTRAKFEELIAPIVDRSKVPLDTALEGAKLKKGDIDKIILIGGPTRIPYVRKYVEDYFGRKAEGGVDPMEAVAMGAAIQGAVLAGEVKDIVLLDVTPLTLGIETLGGVMTPLIPANTTIPTKKSQIFTTAADMQTTVTIHVVQGERPLAKDDVSLGMFNLDGIPPAPRGVPQIEVTFDIDANGILNVSAKDLGTGKQQSISITATNKLSKDEIERMKKEAEQYAEQDKKAKEEIETINNAETLAYTAEKTINDAGDKIDESSKESVRSIVKDLRDAISSKDINKIKELSEKLTKEIQEIGTKMYQSQATQGASQNSSQNNNSQNNNGDTVDADFKESK; encoded by the coding sequence ATGAGCAAGATAATAGGAATTGATTTGGGAACAAGCAACTCAGCTGCCGCGGTTGTAATATCAGGAAAGCCAACTGTTATTCCGGCAGCCGAGGGCGTTTCACTTGGCGGTAAGGCATTTCCAAGCTATGTTGCCTTTACAAAGGATGGTCAGCTGCTTGTTGGTGAACCTGCAAGAAGGCAGGCCCTGTTAAACCCCGAGGGTACAGTATATGCCGCAAAGAGGAAGATGGGCACGGATTATAAATACAAAATCTTTGGAAAGGAGTACACACCGCAGCAGATCTCAGCTTTTATACTGCAGAAAATAAAGCGTGATGCAGAGGCATTTCTCGGGGAACCAGTAACAGATGCTGTGATTACGGTGCCTGCATACTTTAACGACAACCAGAGGCAGGCAACAAAGGATGCCGGTGCAATTGCAGGCCTCAATGTAAGAAGAATCATTAATGAGCCTACAGCGGCATGCCTTGCCTATGGTATTGACAAATTAAACCAGTCATTAAAAATCGTTATATATGACCTTGGCGGTGGAACGCTTGATGTTACCATAATGGACTTTGGTCAGGGCGTTTTCCAGGTGCTTTCAACATCCGGTGATACGCATCTCGGCGGAACGGATATGGATGAGGCCATTGTAAACTTCCTGGCGGATAACTTCCAGAGGGAAAACGGCATAGATCTCAGGAAGGATCATTCCGCGTACATACGTTTGAGGGATGCTGCAGAGAAGGCAAAGATAGAGCTTTCAACGGTTCTTGAAACAGAGATAAACCTGCCATACATAACTGCAACACAGGACGGTCCAAAACATCTTCAGTACACATTAACAAGGGCAAAGTTTGAGGAGCTTATAGCGCCAATTGTTGATAGATCAAAGGTACCTTTGGATACTGCACTTGAGGGCGCAAAGCTAAAGAAGGGCGACATCGATAAGATCATATTAATAGGCGGTCCAACAAGAATACCATATGTAAGAAAGTACGTTGAGGATTACTTTGGCAGAAAGGCAGAGGGCGGTGTTGATCCAATGGAAGCGGTCGCAATGGGTGCTGCCATCCAGGGAGCAGTTCTTGCAGGTGAGGTAAAGGATATCGTTCTTTTAGATGTAACACCATTAACACTTGGCATAGAGACCCTGGGCGGCGTCATGACACCGCTGATACCTGCCAACACGACGATACCCACGAAAAAATCACAGATATTTACAACAGCAGCTGATATGCAGACCACTGTTACAATTCACGTTGTACAGGGGGAAAGACCGCTTGCAAAGGATGATGTATCACTTGGCATGTTCAATCTTGATGGAATTCCGCCTGCACCTAGGGGTGTGCCGCAGATAGAGGTAACATTCGATATAGATGCAAACGGTATATTAAACGTATCCGCAAAGGATCTTGGAACAGGAAAGCAGCAGAGCATATCAATAACGGCCACGAATAAATTATCAAAGGACGAGATTGAGAGGATGAAGAAGGAGGCCGAGCAGTACGCTGAACAGGACAAAAAGGCAAAGGAGGAGATAGAAACAATAAACAACGCCGAGACACTTGCATACACGGCAGAGAAAACAATAAATGATGCCGGGGATAAAATCGATGAATCATCAAAGGAAAGCGTCAGATCTATTGTAAAGGATCTTAGAGATGCAATATCATCAAAGGATATAAATAAGATAAAAGAACTCTCTGAAAAATTAACAAAGGAGATACAGGAAATAGGAACAAAGATGTACCAGAGCCAGGCAACCCAGGGCGCATCCCAGAACAGCTCACAGAATAATAACTCACAGAATAATAATGGCGATACCGTTGATGCGGATTTCAAGGAATCAAAATGA
- a CDS encoding APC family permease yields the protein MAEVSVSYKRDLSLVNLIMLNAMGMIGSGWLFAELYASSYAGSLGSIIAWLLGGFIVLMIALTYMEVSSAFPLAGGSTPIGEMTHGKLVGFIAGWGAWISDIMTPPIEAIAMVTYASAFIPGLVNRHGILLTDGYIFAVAIMIIVLLVNLLSVRVFGNAMSILMIWKWLIPLLVIVTLIPLAFHPANLTTYNPFYAGYHGIFYALVLGGIIFSFEGFRAAVNMAGEARRKDYIWKSVIISLLLVIALYTLLQVAFVGAVRWSVIGIKPGDWGAITSTSLTNGPFARIAYDIGFGWLAVILLVDAVISPGGAGISYAAYPARIFQSMANYGYAPKFFSKLDRRGVPSRALILGFFLGLAFIYEFPGWDLLVGILTSTLVIAYVVGPASINILRRTAPDVERPFTLRGSSVIAPVAFIFTFLVIYWSGWPLSGEVVIVTLAGLLMFFFLYLLSGNEKFSRNESYMFLLSMVVPFLFSLILVLYYTYSWPVYVIYIDIVLFIVSIYSYLRLSGKTDIISGSWYVYMLLAAMILSYIGPAAYGGINIIKFPYDFIADGIIALIFYIVAQATGHRTKSLEDYVNTSNE from the coding sequence ATGGCTGAGGTATCCGTCTCCTATAAAAGGGATTTAAGTCTTGTTAATTTAATAATGCTTAATGCAATGGGCATGATAGGATCGGGCTGGCTCTTTGCCGAACTATATGCAAGCAGCTATGCCGGGTCTCTTGGATCAATTATAGCATGGCTTCTCGGTGGATTTATAGTTCTAATGATAGCACTGACATACATGGAGGTCTCATCTGCATTTCCACTTGCCGGCGGCTCAACCCCGATAGGGGAGATGACCCATGGCAAGCTTGTTGGTTTTATCGCAGGCTGGGGTGCCTGGATCTCTGATATAATGACACCACCAATAGAGGCAATAGCCATGGTTACATACGCATCAGCATTCATACCTGGACTTGTAAACAGGCATGGAATACTTTTAACGGATGGTTATATATTTGCCGTGGCAATAATGATCATAGTCCTTCTGGTAAACCTTCTTTCAGTAAGGGTTTTTGGCAATGCCATGTCAATACTTATGATATGGAAATGGTTAATACCATTGCTTGTCATAGTAACGCTGATACCACTGGCATTTCATCCGGCAAATTTAACAACGTATAATCCGTTCTATGCCGGCTATCATGGTATCTTCTATGCCCTGGTCCTTGGAGGCATAATATTCTCATTTGAGGGGTTCCGCGCTGCCGTGAACATGGCAGGTGAGGCAAGGAGAAAGGATTACATCTGGAAATCCGTGATAATATCACTTCTTCTTGTCATAGCACTGTACACACTTTTACAGGTTGCCTTTGTTGGGGCTGTCAGATGGAGTGTCATAGGAATAAAGCCGGGCGACTGGGGTGCAATAACAAGCACATCATTGACAAACGGGCCCTTTGCAAGGATAGCCTATGACATAGGCTTTGGCTGGCTGGCAGTGATACTCCTTGTTGATGCTGTTATATCACCCGGAGGTGCCGGAATAAGCTATGCAGCTTATCCTGCAAGGATCTTCCAGTCCATGGCAAATTACGGATACGCCCCAAAGTTTTTTTCAAAACTGGATAGAAGGGGAGTGCCATCCAGGGCACTGATCCTTGGATTCTTCCTTGGACTTGCCTTTATATATGAATTTCCTGGCTGGGATCTGCTTGTTGGAATATTAACGTCCACACTTGTAATAGCCTACGTTGTTGGCCCCGCCTCCATAAATATATTAAGAAGAACCGCACCGGATGTGGAGAGGCCATTTACACTGAGGGGTTCATCAGTAATAGCACCAGTTGCCTTTATATTTACATTTCTTGTTATATACTGGTCCGGATGGCCACTGTCAGGTGAGGTTGTTATAGTCACCCTTGCAGGCCTTTTGATGTTCTTTTTCTTATATTTATTATCAGGCAATGAAAAATTTAGCAGGAATGAGAGCTACATGTTCCTTTTAAGCATGGTTGTTCCGTTCCTGTTCTCGTTGATACTTGTTTTGTATTATACTTACTCCTGGCCAGTTTATGTGATTTACATAGATATAGTGCTTTTTATTGTATCAATATATTCATATTTAAGGCTCTCAGGAAAAACCGATATAATCAGTGGTTCATGGTACGTTTACATGCTTCTTGCAGCCATGATATTATCATATATAGGACCGGCAGCATACGGTGGAATAAATATAATAAAATTTCCTTATGATTTCATAGCGGATGGTATAATAGCTTTGATATTCTATATTGTTGCACAGGCCACAGGTCACAGAACAAAATCACTGGAAGATTATGTAAATACATCAAATGAATAA
- a CDS encoding polyprenyl synthetase family protein, protein MNEYSIHLSSLKDKIEKELKNFFEKKLDACDDENIRYVIKELMEFTMNGGKRLRPIMMITGYSLFHDIDDNIIKASISIELAQSYLLIHDDIMDQSDMRRGRPSFHRSVETRLNDPRNSMNIAIVAGDLIDSFSHEALLTSGFDIKNLISADYEFSKVIEDTGKGQLIDIFSSLDDEFSESRLMKLHYMKTARYTIEGPLVMGAMLAGNKKDIDYLRIYGKNIGIAFQIKDDILGLFGDEKQTGKSIKSDVNEGKKTLLMIKAYERSNSMIKDYIKTCLSSGDISDIDFKKLKDIVVSTGSYNYSLKIMEDLISKGKSALKMVSGNEESKAMLEYLSDYILNRSN, encoded by the coding sequence ATGAACGAATACAGTATACATTTATCATCATTAAAGGATAAAATAGAAAAAGAGCTAAAAAACTTTTTCGAGAAAAAGCTGGATGCATGTGACGACGAAAACATAAGGTATGTAATAAAGGAGCTAATGGAATTCACAATGAATGGCGGTAAGCGATTGAGGCCGATAATGATGATAACCGGCTACTCGCTATTCCATGATATCGATGATAATATAATAAAGGCATCGATATCAATAGAGCTTGCACAATCATATTTATTAATACATGATGATATAATGGATCAAAGCGACATGCGCCGCGGAAGGCCAAGCTTTCACAGATCCGTGGAGACAAGACTAAATGATCCAAGGAACTCAATGAACATAGCAATAGTTGCAGGAGATCTTATAGATTCATTTTCACATGAGGCACTGCTAACATCTGGTTTTGATATAAAAAATCTTATATCTGCTGATTATGAATTTTCAAAGGTTATTGAGGATACCGGAAAGGGGCAGCTGATAGACATCTTTTCATCACTTGACGATGAATTTTCTGAATCAAGGTTAATGAAGCTGCATTATATGAAGACTGCAAGGTACACAATTGAAGGGCCATTGGTGATGGGAGCCATGCTTGCAGGAAATAAAAAGGACATCGATTATTTAAGAATCTATGGTAAGAACATAGGCATAGCATTTCAGATAAAGGATGATATTCTTGGACTTTTTGGTGATGAAAAACAAACAGGTAAATCTATAAAAAGTGATGTAAACGAGGGCAAAAAAACCCTTTTAATGATAAAGGCCTATGAAAGATCAAATAGTATGATAAAGGATTACATAAAAACATGCCTCTCATCCGGCGATATAAGTGATATAGATTTTAAAAAGCTTAAGGATATTGTTGTTTCAACAGGCTCATATAATTACTCGTTAAAAATCATGGAAGATTTAATATCAAAGGGCAAGAGCGCATTGAAGATGGTTAGCGGCAATGAGGAATCAAAGGCCATGCTTGAATATTTATCTGATTATATATTAAACAGATCAAATTAA
- a CDS encoding helix-turn-helix domain-containing protein produces MNVTYVLSYDKCFTSAIVRMFDVRLRILKKEITEDNHLKEIVEIFSVNPAAIENAIEYLSEYDHIYNLEVISRNDKLALVNIVTDQCPIFNIMKNFGMHGNEYPMMERVDRDGKMFWKIKLDSMHKVNHISEALREKLSIDDISVKIDKGRTIDTRSIYILKEAYELGFFNVPKSIGLNELSEILHIPPTTLNLILRRALKTVLDESLK; encoded by the coding sequence ATGAATGTCACCTACGTACTTTCATATGACAAATGCTTTACATCCGCGATTGTTAGAATGTTTGATGTCAGGCTTAGAATATTAAAAAAGGAAATTACAGAGGACAATCATTTAAAGGAGATAGTGGAGATATTCTCTGTTAATCCAGCGGCCATTGAAAATGCAATAGAGTACCTAAGTGAGTATGATCATATATATAATCTTGAGGTAATATCAAGAAATGACAAGCTTGCCCTTGTAAATATCGTAACTGACCAGTGCCCAATCTTTAATATAATGAAGAATTTCGGCATGCATGGTAATGAATATCCCATGATGGAGCGCGTTGACAGGGACGGAAAGATGTTCTGGAAGATTAAACTTGATAGCATGCATAAGGTGAATCATATCTCAGAGGCATTAAGGGAAAAGCTCTCAATAGATGATATCTCGGTAAAAATAGATAAGGGAAGAACAATAGACACAAGGTCAATTTACATATTAAAAGAGGCATACGAGCTTGGATTTTTCAATGTGCCAAAGAGCATAGGTTTAAATGAGCTTTCAGAGATATTACATATACCGCCAACAACATTGAATTTAATATTGAGAAGGGCGTTAAAAACAGTGCTTGATGAGAGCCTAAAATGA
- the rpe gene encoding ribulose-phosphate 3-epimerase, protein MVEVSPSIISSDLSHLYDEIKRCEDAGAGSFHLDVMDGHFVNNITMGPDLIRAIRKSTGLRLDAHLMIERPDKYYKSFLDAGADVLLIHYESPVNTMELLKKFHRENIRYGIVINPETNFERVKSLIENAEILLIMSVNPGFSGQKFIDDSLIKVSQAREFIRANNLKTRIEIDGGINDETGRLAANAGADILVSASFIFKNGVINPIKTLKNF, encoded by the coding sequence ATGGTAGAGGTTTCACCATCGATCATATCATCAGATCTTTCACATCTTTACGATGAAATAAAAAGATGCGAGGATGCCGGTGCAGGATCATTCCACCTTGATGTTATGGACGGTCATTTTGTAAACAACATTACAATGGGCCCGGACCTTATAAGGGCAATAAGAAAATCAACAGGGCTAAGACTGGATGCACATTTGATGATAGAAAGGCCTGATAAATATTATAAATCATTTCTGGATGCCGGTGCAGATGTTCTTTTAATACATTATGAATCGCCTGTAAACACAATGGAGCTTCTTAAAAAATTTCATAGGGAAAATATAAGGTATGGCATAGTAATAAATCCTGAAACCAATTTTGAAAGGGTAAAATCATTAATTGAAAATGCAGAGATATTATTAATAATGTCTGTTAACCCGGGTTTTTCAGGCCAGAAATTCATCGACGACTCATTAATAAAGGTCTCACAGGCCAGGGAATTTATAAGGGCCAACAATTTAAAGACAAGGATTGAGATAGACGGCGGCATAAATGATGAAACTGGCAGGCTTGCGGCAAATGCCGGTGCTGATATACTTGTTTCAGCGTCATTTATATTCAAAAATGGGGTTATAAATCCAATAAAAACATTAAAGAACTTTTAA
- a CDS encoding tetratricopeptide repeat protein: MADYIYNKSEQADDYNERGISYFNVMQYEDAVKEFTKAIKLISDDPDLYHNRALAYYSLKMYNEAIKDCEKAISLDSSKGDYYNILGSIYDDIKKFDRALEAFTNAIRIESDVPDYYYNRGNVYLELKMFDRALEDYNMAVKLNSMETIFLYKRAMLLDDLKRYDEALNDLNSCIKISPNPEYFKYMAGIYEKQGRFKEALNTLKEAEKYSNDIGIKSMIKDIESKIN, from the coding sequence ATGGCAGATTATATATATAACAAAAGTGAGCAGGCAGATGACTATAACGAGCGTGGTATATCATACTTTAATGTAATGCAATATGAGGATGCGGTCAAGGAATTCACAAAGGCAATAAAATTGATAAGCGATGACCCGGATCTTTATCATAACAGGGCCCTTGCATATTACTCGCTTAAAATGTACAACGAGGCAATAAAGGACTGCGAAAAGGCCATAAGCCTTGATTCATCAAAGGGTGATTATTATAATATACTTGGATCGATATACGATGACATAAAAAAATTTGACAGGGCACTAGAGGCCTTCACAAACGCAATAAGAATAGAGAGCGATGTCCCTGATTATTATTATAACAGGGGAAACGTATACCTTGAGTTAAAAATGTTCGACAGGGCTCTGGAGGACTACAATATGGCTGTTAAATTGAACAGCATGGAGACAATATTCCTTTACAAGAGGGCGATGCTGCTTGATGATCTAAAAAGATACGATGAGGCGCTAAACGATTTAAACAGCTGCATAAAGATATCACCGAATCCTGAGTACTTTAAATATATGGCAGGTATCTATGAAAAGCAGGGAAGATTCAAGGAGGCGCTAAATACACTTAAGGAGGCTGAAAAGTATTCAAATGACATTGGAATAAAGAGCATGATAAAGGACATTGAAAGCAAAATTAATTAA
- the dnaJ gene encoding molecular chaperone DnaJ produces MAKDYYAILGVDRNASQDDIKKAFRELAKKYHPDANPGNKEAEEKFKEIAEAYEVLSDPQKRKQYDETGTTDFNAGSGFNWQDFTHFDDINDIFNQFFGGNFGDTFFGGYTNQPDLDIYLRVNISLEDAYYGASKNVKYRRNAMCEHCSGTGAENKVLITCPTCHGSGQERITRGQGFFRMVTVTECRTCNGRGKIPQKPCTVCHGTGTVSKNEDISVNIPKGADTNLKLRLKNMGNSYGGVTGDLYIVLIVNNPPGIRRSGQDIYVEHTIDFPEAALGGEEEIKLFRESYNLKIPAGTQPGEILKIKGAGMPRINGHGSGDLNVIIKIEVPKHLTSRQKELLEEFRNEKKKSWFHF; encoded by the coding sequence ATGGCAAAGGATTACTATGCCATTCTTGGCGTTGACAGAAACGCTTCGCAGGATGATATAAAAAAAGCCTTCAGGGAGCTTGCAAAGAAATATCATCCTGATGCAAATCCTGGAAACAAGGAGGCCGAGGAAAAGTTCAAGGAGATAGCAGAGGCCTACGAGGTTCTATCAGACCCGCAGAAGAGAAAACAGTACGATGAAACCGGAACAACGGATTTCAATGCCGGTTCAGGATTCAACTGGCAGGATTTCACGCATTTCGATGATATAAATGATATATTCAACCAATTTTTTGGTGGCAATTTCGGTGATACATTCTTCGGCGGTTATACAAACCAGCCAGATCTTGACATATATTTAAGGGTTAATATATCTCTTGAGGATGCATACTACGGTGCATCCAAAAACGTAAAATATAGAAGAAATGCAATGTGCGAGCACTGCTCTGGTACAGGTGCAGAGAACAAGGTTCTTATCACATGCCCGACATGTCACGGCTCCGGACAGGAGAGGATTACCAGGGGTCAGGGATTTTTCAGAATGGTTACAGTAACAGAGTGCAGAACATGTAATGGACGCGGAAAGATACCGCAAAAGCCATGCACCGTCTGTCATGGAACAGGTACAGTATCAAAGAACGAGGATATCTCTGTTAACATACCAAAAGGCGCGGATACAAACCTTAAGCTCAGGCTAAAGAACATGGGCAACTCCTATGGTGGTGTTACAGGCGATCTATACATAGTACTTATTGTAAATAATCCGCCTGGCATAAGAAGATCCGGCCAGGACATATACGTTGAGCACACAATTGATTTTCCTGAGGCCGCACTTGGCGGTGAGGAGGAAATAAAATTATTTAGGGAAAGCTACAATCTCAAGATTCCTGCAGGAACCCAGCCAGGTGAGATCCTTAAGATAAAGGGTGCCGGCATGCCAAGAATAAACGGACATGGCTCAGGAGATCTTAATGTAATAATAAAAATTGAGGTTCCAAAGCATTTAACATCAAGGCAGAAGGAACTATTAGAAGAATTTAGAAATGAAAAGAAGAAATCGTGGTTCCATTTTTAA
- a CDS encoding alcohol dehydrogenase catalytic domain-containing protein — MRAIVLERFGIENIKIEDINDESPGIPVKITMAGLNPVDYSTVNGNIMYGVKPMPHVPGSEAIGIAMADGNYIKRGDRVIIYNRIFDGTCEQCITGNEHLCLNGGILGVASNGVYREMIKLPEMNLFKIPDSIDDYVAASMGVGALTAYRALKTMNIEAGKTILVYGAGNTGIFTAQLARIFGLETYVLSRKKDLERYNINVLDSVPEDFKADYIINPLGGSIFEESLRHIKTGGKIVTFGILTGREAKIDIGSLYANEIKIYGSTGGTRKDLLELIKIISMNRIYLPVEKTFSLWDLKEAMNYFKNRSTGRILLKA, encoded by the coding sequence ATGAGGGCCATAGTTCTTGAAAGATTTGGTATAGAAAATATAAAGATTGAGGATATCAATGATGAATCTCCCGGAATACCGGTGAAAATAACAATGGCCGGATTAAATCCGGTGGATTATTCAACAGTAAACGGAAACATTATGTATGGTGTTAAACCAATGCCGCATGTACCTGGTTCAGAGGCAATAGGCATTGCAATGGCCGATGGAAATTACATAAAAAGGGGCGACAGGGTAATAATATACAACAGGATCTTTGACGGTACCTGTGAGCAGTGCATAACAGGCAATGAACACCTGTGCCTGAATGGTGGAATTCTGGGCGTTGCATCAAATGGCGTTTACCGTGAGATGATAAAATTACCCGAGATGAACCTTTTTAAGATTCCGGATTCAATAGATGATTATGTTGCAGCAAGCATGGGGGTCGGCGCGCTGACCGCATACAGGGCGTTAAAAACCATGAACATAGAGGCTGGTAAAACCATACTTGTCTACGGTGCCGGTAATACAGGAATATTTACAGCACAGCTTGCCAGGATATTCGGCCTTGAAACGTACGTTTTATCAAGAAAAAAGGATCTTGAAAGGTATAATATAAATGTACTTGACAGCGTGCCGGAAGATTTTAAGGCTGATTATATTATAAATCCACTTGGCGGTTCAATATTTGAGGAATCATTGAGGCATATTAAAACGGGTGGCAAGATAGTAACCTTTGGCATTTTAACAGGCCGTGAGGCAAAAATTGACATAGGAAGCCTGTACGCAAATGAGATAAAAATTTACGGTAGCACCGGAGGTACAAGGAAGGATCTACTTGAATTAATAAAAATAATTTCAATGAACAGGATCTATTTACCTGTTGAAAAAACTTTTAGTCTGTGGGATTTAAAGGAGGCCATGAACTATTTTAAGAACAGGAGTACGGGCAGGATACTATTAAAAGCTTAA